The Methanobrevibacter sp. TLL-48-HuF1 genomic sequence GAAGGTCATATTAACTGCGAGTATCATCCAAGTGTTAAACTGCATAAAAATATTATGGCTGTCAATGATTTATGTGACCTGAAGGATGTTGATGTTATATTTTTATGTATTCCTTCATCAGTTATGCGCCAGACAATGGTTCAGTTAAATGACATAGTTTCAGATAAGTGTATTTTTGTAAGCACAGCTAAAGGAATTGAAAACAAGACAAATAAAAGAATGAGTGAAGTTATTGAAGAGGAAACCGGAAGATCTGCAGTAGTGTTATCCGGACCGAACATAGCTTCTGAAATGATGAAAAACCTGCCTTCTGCAACTACAATAGCCAGTATAAAGAAAAAAGATCTGGAAATAGTCAAAAATGTATTGTCAACTCCCAAACTTAAAGTTAACACTAATCATGATGTTATTGGAACTGAATTTTGCGGTATCATTAAAAATATTTTAGCTATTTCTCAGGGAATCTGTAAAGGAATGGGCATTAATGACAATGCTAAATTTGCAGTTTTCACCAAAAGTTATAATGAAACTAAATGTATTATTGAGAAATTAGGTGGAAACAGATCAACAGTAGATGATTATTGCGGATTTGGAGATATTATAACAGCATCTACATTAAATGTAAGTAGAAATCATACTTTGGGTATCTGGTACGGTCAGGGAGTGTACCTGGATGAGCAGACAGGAGTGCTTTTTGAAGGAAAAAACACGACTATTGTTCTTAAGGAAATCTGTGATAAGTTAAATATTGAATGTTTAACTGTTAATTTTGTTTATGATGTTATTATTTTGAAAAAAAGTCCTAAAAAAGCATTTTATGTATTATGGGAAAAATTATAATTAATCTTATAATATATCTATTTTATCTTTATTTTTTCAGTTTCAAAGCAATTTTTCTATTTTAAATCAATTTAAGGTTAAACAGTTTTTTATAGCTATTTTTAATGTGTAATCAACAGATTTATATATTTTAAAGCTTAATAATATTGATTGTAGAACATATTTTTATATGTGTTCTTTTTGGTTTAAACAGAATATTTTATTATTTACTTATCTAAGTTAATAGTATTGAAAATAGTTTAAATTTAAGAGTTTTGTTTGTAAATCTAATTTTACAGACTTTTTAGATAATTTGAGCATTTTTGATGAATTTAAATCAAATTTGAAAATGTAATACAAAAGTTATATATGTAACACCAGTAATTATTTAAATAATAATTAATAAAAAGGTTATTACATATTATATTTTTAAGGAGTGATTAGTATGGCTAAACCTATTGGAAAAACTCCCGTTTTTGAAGGTAAAGATGCTATTGCTGTTTTAAAAAAGATGCAACAACCGCCTACTGAAAAAGATAGGGAGTTTGCAAAAAAAATTAGGAATCAAAGAACTGTTTTATTTTAATTTTTTGGTTCCTCTTTTATATCTTTTAAATCTAAATATATGTTAAAACACCTTGTTGGGTCTTGTTTTTTTATCATATCTATTTTTTTAAGGATTTCCTTATCACTTTCACGTGTGTAAAAATTATTTTTAATATAAAAATCTAATGCTATTGCATATGCTTCAACAATAATGACTCTAAATCCTATTTTAGTTTTTGATAGTTTAAGCATTGAAAGTAATACATTAGCAAGTATATGTGAACCTAATCCTTTTTTGGCATATTTTTTATCTATTGCAAATCTTCCAATTTTAATTGCAGGCAATTCATTGTTTTCACTAATGTTTAACTCATTGCATATTTCTTTTTTAGTTTCTTCATCTTCTAAGATTTTTAATTTCATTGAATCTGTTAGAATTGATACATATCCAACTATAATTTCATCACATATTACTAATTGTGTTAAGTTTAAATTCATATTCTGCTGATTTAATGCATCATTTTTTAAGAAATCTGTTAAATCCTGTGACTCGCACTCAAAATCATTTAGGTCATGATGTTGGTTTAATGTTTCGAAAATATAATTTTCTTTAATATACTCTATATTCATGTTTATTATCTTTATTATTCATAATATTAATATAATGTGGTTGGATAAGGTTATTAAATATAAATTAATTAAATTTAGTTTTTTAAAGGTTGTATATTGTGTTTTAAGCTATTCTGCTCTTTTATTTCCATTTAAAAAATTTATCAATGTGCATTATGTTTTTCAGCAATTTTTAAATTTTATTTCTTAATAACTCATTATTATCTTTCTTTTTTCAGTTTCAATGCAATTTTTCTATTTTAAATCAATTTTAAGATTAGGCACTGATTTTTAGATAGAATTTATAGTTTTGCATATTTTAAAGCTTAATTTTAGTAATTGCAGAATGAATGTTTGGAAATACATTATTATAAATATAAAAAATAACAAAATCTAACTTTAATGATATGTGCTGCACTACTTGCTGGAGGTATAGGAACCCGTTTGGATGTTGGAATGCCTAAGCAATTTTATTTAATAGCTGATAAACCAATTTTAATACATTCCTTGGAAGCTTTCTTAAAAGTTGAAGAAATGGATGAAATTATAGTATCTTCACCAAAAGAATGCATTAATAAAACTAAAGATGTAATAAAAGAATATGAATTAACAGACCCCAGAATCACTGTTATAGAAGGTGGAAAAAGACGTAGTGATACAATTTTAAATTCCATTAACTACACTCTTGAAAATGATTATCCTAAAGATTCAATAATGGTTACTCATGATGCTGCAAGGATATTTGTAACTCCTCAGTTAATTAAAGACAGTGTCAGGTATGCAAAACAGTATGGAGCAGCCAGTGCAGTTATTCCAGCTACAGATGTAATATTTGAATCTAAAAAACAGGGAATATTAACTGATGTTCCGGACAGGCAGTATTTGCTGCAGTCTCAGACGCCACAGTCATTTAATATAAATCATTACCTTGAAATTTACAGTGATTTGTCCGATGAAGAAATTGACAAATTAGATGAAGCTATGATTTTGTTTCACATGAGAGGTCATGAAATTGGTTTATTTGAAGGGGATAGAACCAATTTTAAAGTTACAAGACCATCAGATATTAAAATAGCTAATGCGATGTTAAGGGGATAAATAATGGCAGATATTGTAATCTTTTATGAACTTCCGGAAAGGGAATTAAATAATGCTAATCTTTTAAAAGCAGAATTTGAAAAAAGAGGATATTCTGTTGATATATTGGGGTATTATAATTACAGGGAACTTATTTTTCCAAAAGAATATAAACCGAAACTACTGATTGGTCAGGCAGGTTATAACAATAATGACATTGAAAGATATACTGTCAGATTCAAACCTAAAATAGATAAAATACTTAATTTAAGGTATGAACAGGTAATAGCTAAAAGAATTCTTGATTCCAAGGCCCATTATCCTAAGGAGTATATGAAAAAAGCCAGTCATGTTTGCTGGAGTGAAAAGATAAAACAGGATATGATGGCTGAAGGAATTGAGGAAAAGAATTTACCTGTTACCGGAGATATTAAAACTGATTTTTCAAATCACAGATTTGATTCATTTTTCAAAACTAAGAATCAGCTGGCCAGTGAATTTAATTTGGATTCATCCAAGGAATGGATTTTATTTATTTCAAGTTTCACATTTAATGAAAAAGACTCTAAACGTTTAATGAGTATGAATCATAATCTGGATGACGGTAAATATATGCAAAAATGGAATGTTGAATCAAAAGCTATTGTAATGGAATGGTTTGAGAAATTCCTAAAGACACATCCTGAAAAGGAATTTATTTACCGCCCTCATCCTGTTGAATTTAATGTACTTGATGAAGATTCTACAATCAGTATTTTAGATGAAAAATATCCTAATTTCCATTATATCAATAAATATGCAATTCAGGAATGGATCAGGCCATGCGATTACTTAAACACTGTTATAAGTACTTCTATTATTGATGTTTACTTGCTGGAAAAACAGTGTAATATTTTAAGGCCCGTTGAGCTGAATCCTGATTTTGATAATCCATTGCTTGTTGGAGCTAAAACAATCAGCACTTACGAGGAATTTGAAAAGTTAAACACCCTTAAAAACACTGAAGAATTCCCGGTTTCTCGTGAAATGATTGATCAGTATTATGATTTTGGAGATAAGCTGGCTTATGAGCGAATTTGTGATTATGCAGAAAAAATGATTAATGATGATTCGTTTAAGCAGGATTTCTATCCGAATCCGTCAAGATTCCACAGATTAAAGTTCATTATTAAAAGATCTCTTGATGTTCCGAAATTAATTCCTGCAGTTATCAAATCAGCTATTAAAAACAAATCATCAACATCCAAAACTAAAGATAACAGGTCAATTTATGAAAAAAATGCTAAGAAAATAAGAGAAATTATTAATCAGTCCTCATAGGGGCCAAAATCTATTTTTTGAGTTATATGATTATATCTTTCAGATTCTGGAGGTAACTTCATATAATCTCCATAAATTTGTGTAAGAATGCTGTCAAGATTATTTGGACAGTGAACTTCAACATCTTCAAACATTATTGTTTTTCCAGGTTTGAAATCACTTATTTTATAAATTTGCGGATGGTGAAGAGCTGAAATATCACAAACATATTTGCAGTCTTTATCATTATATTTATCCAATAATTTATGAGTTTTATCAAATAAGGATTCTCTTGAAATATTAAATAGTTTTAAAAAGCCATGTCCTGCATTAGCTAATGTCTGAACTAAAATAGGATATCCTTTAAATT encodes the following:
- a CDS encoding surface carbohydrate biosynthesis protein, with translation MADIVIFYELPERELNNANLLKAEFEKRGYSVDILGYYNYRELIFPKEYKPKLLIGQAGYNNNDIERYTVRFKPKIDKILNLRYEQVIAKRILDSKAHYPKEYMKKASHVCWSEKIKQDMMAEGIEEKNLPVTGDIKTDFSNHRFDSFFKTKNQLASEFNLDSSKEWILFISSFTFNEKDSKRLMSMNHNLDDGKYMQKWNVESKAIVMEWFEKFLKTHPEKEFIYRPHPVEFNVLDEDSTISILDEKYPNFHYINKYAIQEWIRPCDYLNTVISTSIIDVYLLEKQCNILRPVELNPDFDNPLLVGAKTISTYEEFEKLNTLKNTEEFPVSREMIDQYYDFGDKLAYERICDYAEKMINDDSFKQDFYPNPSRFHRLKFIIKRSLDVPKLIPAVIKSAIKNKSSTSKTKDNRSIYEKNAKKIREIINQSS
- a CDS encoding 2-C-methyl-D-erythritol 4-phosphate cytidylyltransferase, coding for MICAALLAGGIGTRLDVGMPKQFYLIADKPILIHSLEAFLKVEEMDEIIVSSPKECINKTKDVIKEYELTDPRITVIEGGKRRSDTILNSINYTLENDYPKDSIMVTHDAARIFVTPQLIKDSVRYAKQYGAASAVIPATDVIFESKKQGILTDVPDRQYLLQSQTPQSFNINHYLEIYSDLSDEEIDKLDEAMILFHMRGHEIGLFEGDRTNFKVTRPSDIKIANAMLRG
- a CDS encoding GNAT family N-acetyltransferase, which codes for MNIEYIKENYIFETLNQHHDLNDFECESQDLTDFLKNDALNQQNMNLNLTQLVICDEIIVGYVSILTDSMKLKILEDEETKKEICNELNISENNELPAIKIGRFAIDKKYAKKGLGSHILANVLLSMLKLSKTKIGFRVIIVEAYAIALDFYIKNNFYTRESDKEILKKIDMIKKQDPTRCFNIYLDLKDIKEEPKN
- a CDS encoding NAD(P)H-dependent glycerol-3-phosphate dehydrogenase; this translates as MSLNVGVIGAGAMGTAISQCIAPNTNKLLLYARRKEICDDINEGHINCEYHPSVKLHKNIMAVNDLCDLKDVDVIFLCIPSSVMRQTMVQLNDIVSDKCIFVSTAKGIENKTNKRMSEVIEEETGRSAVVLSGPNIASEMMKNLPSATTIASIKKKDLEIVKNVLSTPKLKVNTNHDVIGTEFCGIIKNILAISQGICKGMGINDNAKFAVFTKSYNETKCIIEKLGGNRSTVDDYCGFGDIITASTLNVSRNHTLGIWYGQGVYLDEQTGVLFEGKNTTIVLKEICDKLNIECLTVNFVYDVIILKKSPKKAFYVLWEKL